The following are from one region of the Flexibacter flexilis DSM 6793 genome:
- a CDS encoding TonB-dependent receptor: MTYFIRLLIFSNLFWLFTNELFAQNIVVRGRIKDAQNNEPLIGATVFAPSLQKGTSADISGNYILEIAAADTLTLLFSYVGYTTSRKTISATKNQTINVALASQTTLQEVVVTEQKSYKEQIQSTQMSVTSIDMREAKLLPALFGEVDILKTLQLKPGVKSGGEGTSGIYVRGGGADQNLMLLDDAPVYNASHLFGFFSVFNSDAVKGLDLYKGGFPSQYGGRLSSVVDVKLREGNQEKYSATGGIGLISSRLLVEGPIQKNKSAFIVSARRTYFDTFTRRYNDSQKSKPDYQPIPDYYFYDLNAKLNYELGDKDRLFFSGYYGRDVFHYNQNRFTVNFDWGNTASSLRWNHVFSPHLFANTSLVYAGYNYGIHNDFSGFKFSLGSGVKDYTLKTNFNYTGYEKHNIQFGAEATHHVFDIGRASGASSDGEFSFSVGEQLTAREYGIYVSDDYTINPRWQLNGGVRLSGMERSGEYMGGVEPRISARYMLDENSSLKLGYSRMYQYLNLVSSSGSSLPTDLWYPSGGRTRPQNADQLAASYSTTFLDGKLLFTNEVYYKQMRNQVDFKDGSNLFINSQLDTTFVFGKGSAYGTEFYLEKKNGRLTGWIGYTLAWAWRQFDEISQGQKFHPRYDRRHDISVVVMYQISKRLSLSASWIYNTGNAITLPKGRYYYQDINGTTSPVPGIQLVPDYGALRNTFRMPAYHRMDVGLVLKTHPRWGEADWTFSIYNLYSRMNPYFIYFETVTENPDGTGQIKGIQAKQVSLFPIIPSVTYNFKF, translated from the coding sequence ATGACCTATTTCATACGTTTACTGATATTCTCCAACTTATTTTGGCTATTTACCAATGAGCTTTTTGCTCAAAATATTGTAGTTCGTGGCCGCATAAAAGATGCACAGAACAATGAGCCACTCATTGGCGCGACAGTTTTTGCTCCTTCGCTTCAAAAAGGCACAAGTGCTGATATTTCAGGAAATTATATACTTGAAATAGCTGCTGCCGATACGCTTACTTTGTTGTTTTCGTATGTGGGCTACACGACCAGCCGCAAAACGATTTCTGCTACAAAAAATCAAACTATAAACGTTGCGCTTGCCTCACAAACTACGCTGCAAGAGGTGGTAGTTACGGAACAAAAATCCTACAAAGAGCAAATCCAATCTACGCAAATGAGCGTAACCAGTATTGATATGCGCGAAGCGAAACTCTTGCCTGCGCTGTTTGGGGAAGTGGATATTCTCAAAACACTGCAACTCAAACCTGGCGTAAAGTCGGGCGGGGAGGGCACAAGCGGCATTTATGTACGTGGCGGTGGTGCAGACCAAAACCTGATGCTTCTGGACGATGCGCCCGTTTATAACGCCTCGCACTTATTTGGTTTTTTTAGCGTGTTCAATAGCGATGCCGTCAAAGGACTGGATTTGTACAAAGGCGGCTTTCCGTCGCAATATGGCGGCAGACTCTCGTCGGTGGTGGACGTGAAACTTCGTGAAGGCAACCAAGAAAAATATTCGGCTACGGGCGGCATTGGGCTTATTTCGTCGCGCCTTTTGGTCGAAGGGCCTATTCAAAAAAACAAATCGGCTTTTATTGTATCGGCTCGGCGCACGTATTTCGATACGTTTACGCGCCGTTACAACGATTCTCAAAAAAGCAAGCCTGATTATCAGCCAATTCCAGATTATTATTTCTATGACCTTAATGCCAAACTGAATTACGAGTTAGGCGACAAAGACCGTTTGTTTTTCAGCGGCTACTATGGCCGCGACGTTTTTCATTACAATCAAAATCGTTTTACAGTTAATTTTGATTGGGGAAATACGGCCTCTTCCTTGCGTTGGAATCACGTGTTTTCGCCGCATCTATTTGCTAATACTTCGTTGGTGTATGCGGGTTATAACTACGGTATTCACAACGATTTCAGCGGTTTTAAATTTAGTTTGGGTTCGGGCGTAAAAGATTATACCCTCAAAACAAACTTCAATTATACGGGTTACGAAAAACATAACATTCAGTTTGGGGCAGAAGCAACGCACCATGTTTTTGACATTGGCCGCGCCAGTGGAGCGAGTTCGGACGGAGAATTTTCGTTCAGTGTGGGCGAGCAGCTCACTGCCCGCGAATACGGCATTTATGTTTCAGATGACTATACCATCAATCCGCGTTGGCAACTCAATGGCGGTGTGCGCCTTTCGGGCATGGAACGCAGCGGCGAGTACATGGGAGGCGTAGAACCGCGTATTTCGGCGCGTTATATGCTCGACGAAAATAGCTCTCTCAAACTCGGTTATTCGCGTATGTATCAGTACCTTAACTTGGTTTCAAGTTCGGGTTCGTCCTTGCCCACAGATTTGTGGTATCCGTCGGGAGGGCGCACGCGTCCGCAAAATGCCGACCAGTTGGCCGCCTCGTATAGCACTACGTTTTTGGACGGAAAATTGCTGTTTACCAACGAAGTGTATTACAAACAAATGCGTAATCAAGTCGATTTTAAAGACGGTTCAAACCTGTTCATTAACAGCCAATTGGACACAACTTTTGTGTTTGGGAAAGGTTCGGCCTACGGCACAGAATTTTATTTGGAAAAGAAAAACGGCAGACTTACAGGGTGGATTGGTTATACGTTGGCGTGGGCTTGGCGGCAGTTCGACGAAATTAGTCAGGGGCAAAAATTCCATCCGCGTTATGACCGTCGCCACGACATTTCGGTCGTAGTGATGTATCAGATTAGCAAGCGTTTGAGCCTGAGTGCTTCGTGGATTTATAACACTGGCAATGCCATTACGCTGCCTAAAGGCCGCTATTATTACCAAGACATCAACGGCACGACCTCGCCCGTACCGGGAATTCAGCTTGTGCCTGATTATGGTGCGTTGCGCAACACGTTCCGAATGCCTGCGTATCATCGCATGGATGTGGGATTGGTGCTAAAAACGCATCCGCGTTGGGGCGAGGCCGACTGGACATTTAGCATTTATAACTTGTACAGCCGCATGAATCCGTATTTTATTTACTTCGAGACGGTAACAGAAAACCCCGACGGTACAGGCCAAATCAAAGGCATTCAGGCCAAACAAGTTTCCTTGTTCCCGATTATACCGTCCGTAACCTATAATTTTAAGTTCTAG
- a CDS encoding CBS domain-containing protein, with protein MTAETLINPNIPALQTTDTVARALHQMEEIGIMYLPVIDNDTFVGIVSEDGLFNVPNPNIKLSALELEGQRAFVFQQQHYYDLLRTSAQYKSRVVAVVDKEEHYLGCATTMDLVAHLSAGYSMQQNGGVLVLSLYERDYSLAEISRLVESNNAKVLNATVDTDEDDMAKIRVTLKINQPDLSRVIATLERFGYIIAEQYHQSQMPDLDSERLDLLFRFLNI; from the coding sequence ATGACTGCTGAAACACTTATAAACCCTAACATACCAGCACTACAAACAACCGATACAGTCGCAAGAGCTTTGCATCAGATGGAAGAAATCGGCATCATGTATCTACCAGTCATTGACAATGACACGTTTGTGGGAATTGTGTCGGAAGACGGCCTTTTCAATGTACCCAATCCAAATATCAAACTCTCGGCGTTGGAATTAGAAGGACAAAGGGCGTTTGTGTTTCAGCAGCAACATTATTATGATTTGTTGCGTACTTCGGCACAATACAAGTCGCGCGTGGTTGCCGTCGTGGACAAAGAAGAACATTATTTGGGCTGTGCCACTACGATGGACTTGGTAGCGCATCTTTCGGCAGGCTACAGTATGCAGCAAAATGGCGGCGTGTTGGTGCTTTCGCTGTACGAAAGAGATTATTCGCTGGCCGAAATTAGCCGATTGGTAGAATCCAATAACGCTAAAGTGCTGAATGCCACTGTGGACACGGACGAAGACGACATGGCCAAGATTCGGGTAACACTCAAAATAAATCAGCCTGATTTGTCGCGTGTGATTGCTACGCTGGAGCGGTTTGGTTACATCATTGCCGAGCAGTACCACCAAAGCCAAATGCCTGACCTTGACAGCGAACGGCTTGATTTATTATTCCGATTCCTCAATATTTAA
- the phbB gene encoding acetoacetyl-CoA reductase — MTNEPNTKRVALVTGATGGLGTAMCKKLYDDGYTVVGSYRSQTKADEWKAQMKAEGYDIELFQADVSDFDSCGRMIAAIEEKVGPVDILVNNAGITRDRAFHKMTKEMWDDVIGTNLTSVFNCSRHVIESMIKRNFGRIINISSVNGQRGQFGQANYSAAKAGMHGFTKTLAMEVAQKGITVNTISPGYIGTDMVMAVKEEIRNQIVAQIPLGRLGGTEEVAHLVSFLASDKASFITGANYAINGGQHVA; from the coding sequence ATGACAAACGAACCGAACACAAAAAGAGTAGCTTTAGTAACAGGTGCAACGGGTGGCTTGGGTACGGCCATGTGCAAAAAATTGTATGACGACGGTTATACCGTAGTAGGCAGCTATCGCAGCCAAACCAAAGCTGACGAATGGAAAGCCCAAATGAAAGCCGAAGGTTATGACATTGAGCTTTTTCAGGCCGACGTATCGGATTTTGATTCTTGCGGACGCATGATTGCGGCCATCGAGGAAAAAGTAGGACCTGTGGATATTTTGGTGAATAATGCGGGTATTACGCGCGACCGCGCTTTCCACAAAATGACCAAAGAAATGTGGGACGATGTAATTGGCACAAACCTAACCAGCGTATTTAATTGTTCGCGCCACGTAATCGAAAGCATGATAAAACGCAATTTTGGGCGAATTATCAATATTTCGTCCGTAAACGGCCAACGCGGACAGTTCGGCCAAGCCAACTATTCGGCAGCGAAAGCGGGTATGCACGGCTTTACCAAAACATTGGCGATGGAAGTAGCGCAAAAAGGCATTACCGTAAACACTATTTCACCTGGTTACATCGGGACGGACATGGTAATGGCCGTAAAAGAAGAGATTCGCAATCAAATCGTGGCACAAATTCCGTTGGGGCGTTTGGGAGGTACGGAAGAGGTAGCGCATTTGGTGTCGTTTTTGGCTTCCGACAAAGCAAGTTTTATTACTGGTGCGAATTACGCCATCAATGGTGGTCAACACGTAGCCTAA
- a CDS encoding alpha/beta fold hydrolase: MTLTVKTDGDFVFIDEGKGETLLLLHGLFGALSNWQDVVHHFSKNYRVVIPMMPIYDMPLTSAGIEGLCEFIEGFVAFKQLKDVTLLGNSLGGHIGLAYTLRNQTNVKRLVLTGSSGLFEDSMGGSYPKRGSYEYIKERVAYTFYDPATATEELVTEVFEITKSIPKCMRIVAIAKSAQRNNMADLISDIKVPTLLVWGLNDTITPTMVAHEFNRLIPNSELHFIDKCCHVPMMEHPKEFNEILDNFLSAT, encoded by the coding sequence ATGACGCTAACAGTAAAAACTGACGGAGATTTTGTTTTCATAGACGAAGGAAAAGGAGAGACACTATTGCTATTGCATGGGCTGTTTGGAGCGTTGAGCAACTGGCAAGATGTAGTACATCATTTTTCCAAAAATTATAGAGTTGTAATCCCCATGATGCCTATTTATGATATGCCGCTCACGTCGGCAGGGATAGAAGGGCTTTGCGAATTTATAGAAGGCTTTGTGGCTTTCAAACAACTAAAAGATGTAACGCTTTTGGGCAACTCGTTGGGCGGACATATTGGCTTAGCTTATACGCTTCGCAATCAGACCAACGTGAAGCGTTTGGTGTTGACGGGAAGTTCGGGGCTTTTTGAAGACTCGATGGGCGGCTCTTATCCGAAACGCGGCTCTTACGAGTACATCAAAGAAAGAGTTGCTTATACGTTTTATGACCCTGCCACTGCCACCGAAGAGCTGGTAACAGAGGTTTTTGAAATAACGAAAAGTATTCCGAAATGTATGCGCATTGTGGCCATTGCCAAATCTGCCCAACGCAATAACATGGCCGATTTGATTTCGGATATTAAAGTACCAACCTTGCTCGTTTGGGGACTCAACGACACGATTACGCCAACAATGGTAGCACATGAGTTTAACCGCTTGATTCCAAATTCGGAACTGCACTTTATAGACAAATGCTGCCACGTGCCAATGATGGAACACCCCAAAGAATTTAATGAAATATTGGACAATTTCTTGTCCGCCACTTAA
- a CDS encoding YfiR family protein has translation MKYKLLLFWLISFWIGQQPCMAQQELDYRLASLFIYNFTNYIQWPEPVHSQPDFVIGVVGSQKATKALTEMAKVKKANRVKPIVVHQITNLKEIGRCNLVLLTHEETAKFKDVLAAVGEHPILLVTEKQGLAEKGAAINLFLENGNKTRFELNKHVTDKHGFKVSTQLIDLAVVVK, from the coding sequence ATGAAATACAAACTACTGCTCTTTTGGTTGATTAGCTTTTGGATAGGGCAACAGCCGTGTATGGCACAACAAGAATTGGATTATCGTTTGGCTTCGTTGTTTATTTACAATTTTACCAATTATATCCAATGGCCTGAGCCTGTACACAGCCAACCAGATTTTGTGATTGGGGTGGTCGGTAGTCAGAAAGCCACTAAAGCCCTGACGGAAATGGCGAAAGTAAAAAAAGCCAACCGCGTAAAACCTATTGTGGTACACCAAATTACAAACCTGAAAGAAATAGGGCGTTGTAACTTGGTGCTGCTGACCCATGAAGAGACTGCTAAATTTAAAGATGTGTTGGCTGCGGTAGGCGAACACCCTATTTTGTTGGTTACGGAAAAGCAAGGCTTGGCCGAAAAAGGCGCAGCTATCAATTTGTTTTTGGAAAATGGAAACAAAACAAGGTTTGAGCTGAATAAGCATGTAACCGACAAGCATGGTTTTAAAGTTTCTACGCAGCTAATAGATTTGGCTGTTGTAGTAAAATAA
- a CDS encoding DNA cytosine methyltransferase, producing MSSKGYWRDLPIEIQKSFMGGSFYLGGGKTGMARRIGWDEPCLALTCSPAQKQTERCRPDETRPFTVREYARIQTFPDDWIFEGSLAQQYKQIGNAVPVNLGREVGYSIVRFLNQYYSLSKSKSYS from the coding sequence GTGTCCTCCAAAGGTTATTGGCGCGATTTGCCCATAGAAATCCAAAAATCGTTTATGGGCGGTAGTTTTTATTTGGGTGGCGGCAAAACAGGTATGGCCAGAAGAATTGGTTGGGACGAACCTTGTCTTGCTTTAACGTGTAGCCCAGCGCAGAAACAAACGGAGCGTTGTCGTCCAGACGAAACGCGTCCGTTTACGGTTCGAGAATATGCCCGAATCCAAACTTTTCCCGACGATTGGATTTTTGAAGGCTCTTTAGCGCAACAATACAAACAAATAGGAAATGCTGTTCCCGTTAATTTGGGTCGCGAAGTAGGATACTCGATTGTTAGATTTTTAAATCAATATTATAGTTTATCAAAATCTAAATCGTATTCATAA
- a CDS encoding M28 family peptidase, giving the protein MRRSFPLILAAVGLCFSCEQKPKSSSTTETPVAKPALNKAPDFNADSAFVQVKNQVDFGPRVPSTTAHKKCGNYLTVKLKQYGAEVIEQPFTAQTFDGKSHACRNIIGVINPQATKRILLAAHWDTRPFADQDAKDQDKPIDGANDGGSGVGVLLELARTIQAAQQKPNVGIDIVLFDAEDYGETEGYQPKPNEEAGQWWCIGSRYWANNPHKQGYAAYFGVLLDMVGNKNAKFAKEGASMEFAPSVVNQVWEVGQQLGYTQFNNSVVEAITDDHIAVNRIAKINMIDIIEYDETDGAYFSNTWHTHNDNINNIDKQTLKSVGQTLTQVLYQQ; this is encoded by the coding sequence ATGCGTCGTTCATTTCCTCTGATACTTGCGGCTGTTGGGCTGTGTTTTTCTTGCGAACAAAAACCAAAATCAAGTAGTACTACAGAAACGCCTGTGGCCAAACCAGCACTGAATAAAGCACCTGATTTTAATGCAGATTCGGCTTTTGTTCAGGTGAAAAACCAAGTAGATTTTGGGCCTCGCGTACCAAGCACAACCGCGCACAAAAAATGTGGTAACTACCTGACAGTCAAACTAAAACAATATGGTGCAGAAGTAATAGAGCAGCCTTTTACGGCACAAACTTTTGACGGGAAATCGCACGCTTGCCGCAACATTATTGGGGTGATTAATCCGCAAGCTACCAAACGCATTTTGCTGGCCGCGCACTGGGATACGCGCCCTTTTGCAGACCAAGACGCGAAAGACCAAGATAAACCCATCGACGGAGCTAACGACGGCGGCAGTGGGGTAGGAGTGTTGCTTGAATTGGCCAGAACGATTCAGGCCGCGCAGCAAAAACCAAATGTTGGCATAGATATTGTGTTATTTGATGCCGAGGATTATGGCGAAACAGAGGGCTATCAGCCAAAGCCTAACGAAGAGGCGGGACAATGGTGGTGCATTGGTTCGCGTTATTGGGCAAATAATCCACACAAACAAGGTTATGCTGCGTATTTCGGGGTGCTACTGGATATGGTCGGCAACAAAAATGCGAAATTTGCCAAAGAAGGTGCTTCGATGGAATTTGCGCCGTCGGTTGTCAATCAGGTTTGGGAAGTAGGGCAGCAATTAGGCTATACGCAATTTAATAACTCGGTAGTGGAAGCCATTACAGATGACCATATTGCAGTGAACCGCATTGCCAAAATTAATATGATAGATATTATCGAATATGACGAAACAGATGGCGCGTATTTTAGCAACACTTGGCATACACACAATGATAATATCAATAATATAGATAAACAGACACTTAAGTCCGTAGGGCAGACACTTACGCAGGTGCTGTATCAGCAATAA
- the mfd gene encoding transcription-repair coupling factor: MKVRDFIKLYQNEALLQTLATRLRAQDSSRIQLKGLIGSADAIYAAALYMSDEKSNHLFVLPDKDEAAFFVQDLQQLLEHHRNILYFPYSYKKPYQFLDVENANIVERSETLSRLNTPDDKGFLMVTYPEALSEKVINKRSLLDNTFTIRVGDTLDLNFLAEVLADYDFERSDFAYEAGQYAIRGGIVDIFSYSGELPYRIELFGDEIESIRTFNPETQLSVEPRQHLSIVPNVQTRLLQETRESFLGFLPQNTVLWFKDVVHTIDVIDKYFERATAAFEQIVASSGSDKVAMQPSDLFDSGKDFKDALKVKTVVEFGSRFHFKNAEKLTFSMKPQPSFNKDFKLLANTLAQHQSKDFVNVICSDTPKQLERLQTIFEELDKDLKFQPLYLSLRQGFEDENSRLVCYTDHQIFDRYHRVKGKDKFSKSKALTLKELKSLQAGDYVTHIDYGVGRFVGLERIDIGGRAQEAVRLLYRDDDYLFVSIHSLHKISKYSGREGTPPQISKLGTGEWEAKKSKVKKKVKDIAKDLIQLYAKRKAAPGMAYTKDGFMQIELESSFLYEDTPDQAKATADVKADMEQPHPMDRLVCGDVGFGKTEVAVRAAFKAAADGKQVAVLVPTTILAMQHYKTFKERLHKFPVTVEYVNRFKSDKEIKETLKKVTEGKVDILIGTHRLVSADVKFKDLGLMIIDEEQKFGVKVKDKLKEMRVNVDSLTLTATPIPRTLNFSLLGARDLSIIATPPPNRQPVTTEVHVFDELFIRDALHYELKRGGQVFFVHNRVGDIEEVANNLLKLVPDARIGVAHGQMDGSRLENVMLKFIEGEYDILVSTNIIESGLDIPNANTIIINRAHMYGMSDLHQMRGRVGRSNKKAYCYLLTPAMSLLSTDARKRLQTLEEFSELGDGFKVAMRDLDIRGAGDLLGSEQSGFITDLGFDAYHKILDEAVQELKETEFADLFKTEISLKPLVRDCVIETDLEILIPEQYVNSISERLSLYSKLDDIKDEQALAEFETMLTDRFGPLPPTVKDLIQTVRLRWLAEKIGFEKLVIKETTMRGHILNDETRADYFQSDAFGKLITYIQMNARTCRLKESGKKVVTTFEQVRGVQQAIRILREAAGEPQPTSV; this comes from the coding sequence GTGAAGGTTAGAGATTTTATCAAATTATATCAGAATGAAGCCCTGTTGCAAACGCTTGCTACTCGTTTGCGTGCGCAGGATTCGTCTCGCATTCAGTTGAAAGGGCTTATAGGCAGTGCCGACGCTATTTATGCAGCTGCGCTGTATATGTCCGACGAAAAAAGTAATCATTTGTTCGTACTGCCCGATAAAGACGAGGCCGCCTTTTTTGTGCAAGACCTCCAACAGCTTTTGGAGCACCATCGCAATATTTTATATTTCCCGTATTCCTACAAAAAGCCGTATCAGTTTTTGGACGTGGAAAATGCCAATATCGTGGAACGCTCCGAGACGCTAAGCCGCCTAAACACGCCCGACGATAAAGGCTTTCTGATGGTTACTTACCCAGAGGCTTTGTCCGAAAAAGTGATAAATAAACGTTCTTTATTGGATAACACTTTTACCATACGCGTAGGCGACACACTCGACCTGAATTTTTTAGCGGAAGTGTTGGCGGATTACGATTTCGAGCGAAGTGATTTTGCTTACGAGGCTGGCCAATACGCTATTCGCGGCGGTATCGTGGATATTTTTTCGTATTCGGGAGAATTGCCGTACCGTATTGAGCTTTTCGGCGACGAAATAGAAAGCATTCGGACGTTTAATCCTGAAACACAACTTTCCGTAGAGCCGCGCCAACATTTGAGCATTGTGCCAAACGTCCAAACGCGACTTTTGCAGGAAACGCGCGAATCGTTTTTGGGCTTTTTGCCCCAAAATACTGTGCTTTGGTTCAAAGACGTAGTGCATACGATAGACGTAATTGATAAATATTTTGAACGTGCGACGGCAGCTTTTGAGCAAATCGTGGCCAGCAGTGGCAGCGACAAAGTAGCCATGCAACCCAGCGATTTATTTGATTCGGGAAAGGATTTTAAAGACGCACTCAAGGTCAAAACTGTCGTAGAATTTGGTTCGAGGTTTCATTTTAAGAATGCCGAGAAATTGACTTTTTCCATGAAACCACAACCATCTTTTAACAAAGATTTTAAGTTGTTGGCCAATACTTTAGCGCAGCATCAAAGTAAAGATTTTGTCAATGTTATTTGTTCGGACACGCCCAAGCAGCTCGAACGCCTCCAAACTATTTTTGAGGAATTGGACAAAGACCTCAAGTTTCAGCCCTTGTATTTGTCGCTGCGGCAAGGTTTTGAAGACGAAAATTCGCGGTTGGTTTGCTACACCGACCACCAGATTTTTGACCGCTACCACCGCGTAAAAGGCAAAGACAAATTTTCCAAATCCAAAGCCCTGACTCTGAAAGAACTCAAAAGTTTGCAGGCTGGCGACTACGTTACGCACATAGATTACGGCGTTGGGCGTTTTGTGGGGCTGGAAAGAATAGACATCGGAGGCCGCGCACAAGAAGCCGTGCGGTTGCTGTATCGCGACGACGATTATTTGTTTGTGAGTATCCACTCGCTACACAAAATCTCGAAATATAGCGGTAGAGAAGGCACGCCACCGCAAATCAGCAAGCTGGGAACGGGAGAATGGGAAGCCAAAAAATCGAAGGTTAAGAAAAAAGTAAAAGACATTGCCAAAGACCTGATTCAGCTATACGCCAAACGCAAGGCCGCCCCTGGCATGGCTTATACTAAAGATGGTTTTATGCAAATAGAGCTGGAATCCTCGTTTTTGTACGAAGATACGCCCGACCAAGCCAAAGCCACCGCCGACGTAAAAGCCGACATGGAGCAACCGCACCCAATGGACAGGCTCGTTTGTGGTGATGTGGGTTTTGGGAAAACGGAAGTAGCCGTAAGAGCCGCGTTTAAGGCCGCCGCCGACGGTAAGCAAGTGGCGGTACTTGTGCCTACTACGATTTTGGCCATGCAGCATTACAAGACTTTCAAAGAGCGTTTGCACAAATTTCCCGTAACGGTGGAATATGTAAACCGCTTCAAATCAGATAAAGAAATTAAGGAAACCCTTAAAAAAGTAACAGAAGGAAAAGTTGATATTCTGATTGGTACACATCGCTTAGTGAGTGCCGATGTCAAATTCAAGGATTTGGGTTTGATGATTATTGATGAAGAACAAAAATTTGGCGTGAAAGTAAAGGACAAGCTCAAGGAGATGCGCGTAAACGTGGACAGCCTAACGCTGACGGCTACGCCGATTCCGCGAACCTTGAATTTTTCGTTGTTGGGTGCACGCGACTTGTCGATTATTGCCACGCCGCCACCCAATCGCCAACCCGTAACCACCGAAGTACACGTTTTTGATGAGCTTTTTATTCGCGATGCGCTGCATTATGAGCTAAAACGCGGCGGCCAAGTATTTTTTGTGCATAATCGCGTGGGCGACATTGAGGAAGTGGCCAATAATTTGTTAAAACTCGTGCCTGATGCACGCATTGGCGTAGCACACGGGCAAATGGACGGTTCGCGCCTCGAAAATGTGATGCTCAAATTTATTGAAGGCGAATACGATATTTTGGTTTCGACCAATATCATCGAATCGGGTTTGGATATTCCCAATGCCAACACCATCATTATCAACCGTGCGCACATGTACGGTATGTCGGATTTGCACCAAATGCGCGGACGTGTGGGGCGAAGCAACAAGAAAGCGTATTGTTATTTGCTCACGCCTGCCATGTCGTTGCTAAGCACCGATGCGCGGAAGCGTTTGCAGACTTTAGAAGAATTTTCGGAGTTGGGCGATGGCTTTAAAGTGGCCATGCGCGATTTGGATATTCGGGGCGCAGGCGATTTGTTGGGCAGCGAGCAAAGCGGCTTTATTACAGATTTGGGATTTGATGCCTATCACAAAATCTTGGACGAAGCCGTACAAGAACTTAAGGAAACCGAATTTGCAGACCTTTTCAAAACTGAAATTTCGCTCAAGCCGTTGGTGCGAGATTGCGTGATAGAAACCGACTTGGAAATTTTGATTCCCGAACAATACGTGAACAGCATTTCGGAGCGTTTGAGTCTTTATTCCAAACTCGACGACATTAAAGACGAACAGGCTTTGGCGGAATTTGAAACCATGCTTACTGACCGTTTCGGGCCATTGCCGCCGACGGTGAAAGACCTTATCCAAACGGTGCGTTTGCGCTGGTTGGCCGAAAAAATTGGGTTTGAAAAATTGGTGATTAAGGAAACAACCATGCGCGGCCACATTCTGAACGACGAAACCCGCGCCGATTATTTCCAATCCGATGCGTTTGGCAAACTCATTACCTACATACAAATGAATGCCCGCACGTGCCGCCTGAAAGAGTCGGGCAAAAAAGTAGTAACCACTTTCGAGCAAGTGCGCGGCGTGCAGCAAGCTATTCGTATTTTGCGCGAAGCGGCAGGCGAGCCACAGCCGACAAGTGTATAA